In Acinonyx jubatus isolate Ajub_Pintada_27869175 chromosome B3, VMU_Ajub_asm_v1.0, whole genome shotgun sequence, a genomic segment contains:
- the LOC106971387 gene encoding olfactory receptor 10G2, whose protein sequence is MKPFSHHLLWIFPLSDFTTHPDILQKDMRETKNTSLDTVVTGFILLGLPHPPSLRTLLFLVFFIIYILTQLGNLLILLTVWADPKLHTRPMYILLGVLSFLDMWLSSVIVPRLILDFTPASKAMPFGGCVAQLYFFHFLGSTQCFLYTLMAYDRYLAICQPLRYPVLMNGRLCTILVAGAWVAGSIHGSVQATLTFRLPYCGPNQVDYFFCDIPAVLRLACADTTVNELVTFVDIGMVAASCFMLILLSYACIVRAILKICTADGRRRAFSTCGSHLTVVTVYYVPCIFTYLRAGSKSPLDEAVAVFYTVVTPLLNPLIYTLRNQEVKSALKRITAGGKATRENK, encoded by the coding sequence ATGAAACCATTCTCTCACCACCTCCTGTGGATATTTCCCTTGTCTGATTTCACCACTCATCCCGACATACTACAGAAAGACATGAGAGAGACCAAAAACACATCCCTGGACACCGTCGTGACAGGCTTCATTCTCCTGGGCTTACCTCACCCCCCCAGTCTGAGGACCCTCCTCTTCCTGGTCTTCTTCATCATTTACATCCTGACTCAACTGGGGAACCTGCTCATTCTGCTCACCGTGTGGGCTGACCCAAAGCTCCACACTCGCCCCATGTACATTCTTCTGGGCGTGCTCTCATTCCTGGACATGTGGCTCTCCTCAGTCATTGTCCCTCGGCTAATATTGGATTTTACTCCTGCCAGCAAGGCAATGCCCTTTGGTGGCTGTGTGGCTCAACTGTATTTCTTTCACTTCCTGGGCAGTACCCAGTGTTTCCTCTACACCTTGATGGCCTACGACAGGTACCTGGCAATATGCCAGCCCCTGCGCTACCCCGTGCTCATGAATGGGAGGTTATGCACCATCCTTGTGGCTGGGGCTTGGGTGGCCGGCTCCATCCATGGGTCTGTCCAGGCCACCCTGACTTTCCGTCTGCCATACTGTGGGCCCAACCAAGTGGATTATTTTTTCTGTGACATCCCTGCAGTATTGAGACTGGCCTGTGCTGACACAACCGTCAATGAGCTTGTGACCTTTGTGGACATTGGGATGGTGGCTGCCAGTTGCTTCATGTTAATTCTGCTCTCCTACGCCTGCATAGTCCGCGCCATCCTCAAGATATGCACTGCTGATGGGCGGCGCCGAGCCTTCTCCACCTGCGGCTCCCACCTAACCGTGGTCACAGTCTACTATGTCCCCTGCATTTTTACCTACCTCAGGGCTGGCTCCAAGAGTCCCCTGGATGAGGCAGTGGCTGTGTTTTACACTGTTGTCACTCCATTACTGAACCCCCTCATCTATACCCTgaggaaccaggaagtgaagtccGCTCTGAAGAGAATAACAGCAGGTGGAAAGGCCACCAGAGAAAACAAGTAA